The DNA window CGACGCCGACATGCCCCAGGAAGGCCTCCTTCACAATGGCATCCCAATCCCTGTGCCGCCTGTGGACGTGCTGAAACTGGGGAAGCGGAGACGAGAAGAAGCCGGGGAGAAGCTTTTCCTCGTGCTGTTCTTCGACACTAAAAGGACTTGGTAAGTCAGTGTGGAGACTGTCACACCTACTGATCCATTTCATATGAGGTACTTAACTTCGCTACTATATTTCAATTGTATTTTTTCTACGTTTGgtcggttgtgtgtgtgtattcttttGAAACATATCGAGTCTTGTTGCCTTACAGGCAGTGGCTACCACGGGACAAGTTGCTGCCAATGGGAATGGATGACACTGTAGACAAACTGCGCTTGATGGAAGGCAAGAAACCTAGTGTTCGCAAGTCGGTACACACAGCATATGACCGTGCCATGATACACCTAACCCATGTGAGGGGAAACCTCACCTTTAACCCTTCCAATTTTATATGAAGGATTTTAACTTGAGAATGTTATAATTCTTCAGGGGTGCAAGCATAACCTGTTGATGACCATTGGTGGCTAGATGGCTAGTGGACGTTCTAACCAGAGAGGAAATGTTACTTTTTGCAATGGAAAAAGCGCATGTAACAGACTGTGGAGCAGGTGGACAGTGTACCTTAAATAATATGGTTTTTAGGATATCTTTTCTAGAAATGTGATTATTCATTGTGATTAGTTTTTTATTGTTTCATACAACCACTGTTGCTATGAATCTGAGTGAATATGAATTTTGTTTTAGGCCAAAGTGAATCTAAATCAGAGAGAATGTAAATATTTTATCTTCAAAAAGGGTTGGCGTGATTCACAGCCTATTGAGATTGTATGTCATTGAAATATCATGCTTCTTATACATATTTTTCCACATTGTGAagctgtttttattttcatgttttttgtattttatatgaAATGGGAATATTGGAGTGTGTTGCAGCTATTTTACTGAAGTTAGGTGTTCTGTCAAGCAAGATGATGTGCTTTTATGATGAAAATCTAAGTGGTCACTGCAACCACTTTTTAAGATAAATAACATGAACTGCCTGTGAATTTGGCAATATTTTGCATACCCAACAATGACTTGAAAGCACAATCAAATTGTTTTGAAAGATTTTATGAGCTCTGAAGCCATAGGAATGGCAAAcctaatatatgtatatataaactGTAAGAGTTTGAGTAAGGAGCATGTGTATAGGTATTTGCACATCTTTttgtaaatatgtaaatgtattgtttaTATTAGCATACATGTAAGTAATTTAAGGAATGCAGAAAATCAAAATATCAGATTTTAATTTATATTGTGTGACAATGGGAAGAGTCtgttatttaaaaataaatattaaaacGATATATGTATGAAATGCTCAATAGTTCTTTGTAACAGTGTCTATACATGTGGAGATGTTCCTTTAGCGGTCATTTGGCAAACCTTAGTAGTTATGTAGGCATGAGTGCGCTAGCCTACCAGACTGTTTCTTAGGTGGCACAGAGGATCTTGTCAATTGAATTTTATGCAAGATCTACAATGTCTGAAACAATATTTTCTCACAAGAATAAATATTGTGTTTAAAGGTTGGTGTTTTTCTTGGTTTGATAGTATTCAATCATAAAAAGGAACTTGTTTGTGCAACCTGGGGTTTATTTAGTTTAACACCCATTACATAAATACTCTGGAAAGAATCATTCCTCACCCCTAAAAGCCGACTGGGTCATTGACTTACCCATGAAACAAAGTAAACCTACACACTAATTAGACAAAAATGTCAACATTTTTTTCACACAATAATCACAATGTCCTCAGGGCCATTAGGGTAACTATCCACTACTCCAGTCCATAGGAAGGTCTACACGGGTGTTCATTTATGAAAACCCAGAAATTCAGTAAGGATGATATGAATGACAAATAATAAGGTGAATTCACTTAAGATTAGTTTACAGTCTGGTAGATCAACAAGCATTCTTCATGATGTATGCTGCACAGATGGCCATGATGGGAACAGCACATGAACAGATTTAGTCCTTCCAATTCATTAAGACACCAACAGGAGGTAGCCCAAGTTACAGAACAGATGGAAACGCAGGTACACGTAGAACATGTTACATCCAGTATGCCTCCCTGTTCAAAATAACAACCACATTGTAATCCGTTTTTGTAATGATCTGGATACGTAAGCAGCACAAATGACCGAAGGGAGGTTTATTCCCAATAGACTGAATAGCTGACTAGGTGCAAGATGTATTCTATGGAATTAAAGTTATAAGACATAATAGATCTAGTGAACGTAGCCTTCACTTTTTATGTACTACACTTGAGGAATGATGGAAACAGAAAAAGGATTCCAGTAGTCATATAACAAGTCGGAACATGACGGATGTGTTGTTGCCATTGTTTCTGTAAGAAAGGTTATCGCCTTTTTTGCATTTAGAAAACAATATAAAAACAATGAAATATCAATGCAGTGGTTTAGAACCGATAGCCTAACTCTACCATAACCCATTTAAAATGTAGTCTTTCACCCACCAGTCTCCCTTCCTAAGACAGACAACTGTACTGGAGTTCTATAGAATGACAAGCTTTTCATTTAGTAATACTAGTCGCCAACGGCAAAGCACAACCTCCTTAAATAGTGTGAAACACAATTATCTGTGTCCAGTAGTCAAAGTCCATTGAAGTCGAACAGGTGTGACGTTAAGCCAGTGCCTGACACCTCTCTTAACAGTGTGCAAACTGTTTttgggagagaaggatggaagaGATTTGGGAACTCTataagagagacaggaagccgTTATCTGTGGAGTCTTGCTGGTCTTTCCCTCCCCGGGAGGTCTTGCTGGGGTTGGGAGTGGTTGAATACTTAGATGGGTATCGGATGAAGAGGCGGTCTTCCTCTTTCTTGATCCATCGGAGAAGCTTAGTTATGGCGTTGATGGCACAGGCCTTTGTCACCAGGGGGCTGAAGCAGGTGTACAATTCAAACTTGCTTGTTACCTGCAACGGACAGGGGACAAACAGCGGGTAGACAAACAAGCTGTTGTATTATTCTCTAGAACAAAGGGACATGCGCACGTCTTCGATTTAGCTCTAATGAGCTGGGTGGAATTACACGTTTCCTGAAACTCATGCTTTTCGTTCAAATCGAATAAAGTGCATAAAGGCTGAGAAACGGATTTTGAGGAAAGATTGGCCAATGATGCCGTTCCTTGGAAACAATCAGAATTCTTGTTCTGCTTAACCAACTGTTAAGCAGAACAAGAATTAACATGACCTATAAAAAAAACGTAGAGCCTCATGATTTGGGCCAGTCCGTGGGCAGCAGGGTACAGTACATACCCAGGACACGAGTCCGTGGGCAGCAGGACACAGTACATACCCAGGCCAGCAGAGTTTCCCTCTCAGCCACGTGGTAGATGAGCTTGAGGGGCCGCGAGGAGCTGTGGATGCGGCTGTGCATGTAGCGGTACAGATCCAGcagcctcatcctctcctcctcactgttaTATGGGGCCTCCATCTCTGGGCTGCAATCAGCCACACATTACATTTGACATATTCATGGGCAACGGTGCAGCTCACTGAGCATAGTTCTGAAGGGCTGTAGTCTTATGCAAACAGAGGCTGTCATTTGCGAGCTGCATTGTATTTGCTTACTTGAGAAACAAAAAATGGTTTTAAGGTCAAGTTGCCAATATCAAACCGACTCCTTGAATACTGTCACGGGCAAAATGCAAACTGGCTCTTTAAATAAAACCCCATCTACCATTCTCTAAGAAGCTGTCCTTTCTAAAATGTAACTGTGTATCAACAAAATGTGTCAACTTTTACAGAGTGTAATGCAGAATTACACATTTAGCTGAGATTTCTCATAAGTCTACACTGTCTTTCAAAATAGTAGCTTTGGACCATGGCTGTGCTTAAAAATAAGACTGAAGACTACTGTAACAAGAAACCCCATGCTTCCAATCAAGATAAAACCGAAATAATTGGAGTCACTTGGCATATTCACTCTGGGAATTCCACCAATTCACTAATTTCATGGTTACTTTACATTTCATCGGCAAGTCACACCCATTTCTATAATCCACCAGACCTAACCACCATTTATTAGATCAATATTGTTTAAAGGTGTCCACAGTTATTAATCccaaacaggggggggggggggcacccacCTGGTGAATTGAGTCAGCTGGCGGTGGTTGTCAGGGACATCAAAGGGTTTGTACATGAAGTGCCGGAGGTCGGAAACCCCCACCTGGCTGACGCTGTACGACTGGGCCTTGGCTATGAGGCTCAGGGAGTTCTGGGCCAGCATGGCCTCATCTATCCTCCTTTTACACTCTGCCACGGCGTAGAACGCCTCTTTGTCCGTGGAGAGCAGCAGGAGACACACGGTGCACTCGGGGGGGTCCAAGTACGAGATGTAGGCATAGAAGTAACAGTCTGGGTtaaagagaggcaggcagatggGCGTCCAGATCTCCCCGGCCTGAAAGGCGGAGGAGGCTCCGATCAGGTTGAGGAGGAGATGGACGTCTGCGGGCTCCAGCCTGGTGTCCTCTATGACAGTCTTCTCCTGGACTATAGTGAGCAGTTGATTTTTAGCGATGAGAATGGAAAAGACCAGGTTAGGAGTAATGGCCTTCTGCAGGATCTGGCTGAGAGAGTCCctgagggaggaggccagggggaggcagTGCACCGCTGCCAGCAGGAAGCTGGGGTCAGAGTCCACCAGGTTGAGCAGGCCATCCAAGATCTTCTCAGAGCCGGCGAGCAACCGTCTAAGGTCGTAGTTTTTCTTGTGTTCAAAGATGCGGTTGACGCTGGCTTGGGTGAGCATGCTGATGATCTGGTAGTACACGTACAGCAGCTCGCCTCTCAGTTGCTGCTCTGACTGGCGACTGCAAGACACAGACACCAGCACCAGAGGACCCTTCTGAAGAAACACCACTGTGTGCTCATctgaagaaaaggagagaaaacatAAAAGGCCATGTTATACTATGTCCTTAAACAAGATCATCGACTAAAATTAGAGTTGTGATACGTCCCAGTTTTCCGGACATGGATTAAGCGTAGCCCTATCCGAAAAgaccttggccgggtttcccagattcgttaagaagctcttaacgctaagagcttcttaggagcgttctaagagcgttctagagcgttctttgaacgttcttaagaagctcttagcgttaagagcttcttaacgaatctgggaaacccggcccttttCAATGGAGATCCTTGGATTTCTCTTACTTTAGGACCAGGCTTGATCTTTGTCTGAGAAACTAGGCCTAAGCCTGTTAGCTAAAGCCAACAATCCTCACCTGAGTAGACGGAGCGGATGATATTATCGCCACTTTGAACAAAAGACACCAGTGCCATCATGACTCccatggtggaggagagagcctcTTCGCTCCCGTAGCGCGAGTAGATGGGTTTGCCGGCTTCACTCAACACAAAGACGTGTTTCCTGTGTTGTCGCCAGCTCTCAGCGGTCACATCCTCGTCCCGGTGGGATATGAACGTGGGCGCCTCGGGGGTGCTCGTCTCCGACAGGGGAGAGGACCTCCCCTTCACACCCATGCCTTGCTCCTCCAGTTTACCACGTGCCAACATTGTGACTAAAAACTCTCCAGAGTCCTCCTGCCCATTGTCTGTTACAGCCTTCTCACCTGGGGCAGTGTCTGTTGTTGACTGAGCATCTGGATTGCTCGGACATTCGAGCTTTATCGACTCGTCAGTCTCTTCTTTGATGATGTCAGAGACAGAGTTGGACTCCAGGTTCTCTCCTTTGATATCTGACAGCGGAGGCTGTGCAGGCTGTTCTGGGATCACACTGCTCTGCTCTTCAACCCCTACAGGCTCATTCCTGATGTGATTGTCAGCTGAGTCTGAAAGCCAAAGAACGCAATGTATGTAGTTATTAAAAAAAACGCAGTTGTGCTTAGGTTTACGATCATGCCAATTTACAAAGGTACATTACCAGTTCCAAAGGTGCCATCAACAGACGCTGGATTACAAGTCTCCAGTCCTCCTGCTTCCTCAAGTTGTTGATTGTCCATGTTGACATTCCATACACTGGACAAAGAAGAAAACATGAAATGAATGCCAATGCTAGACAAAAGTGGAACATCAGTCATATTCTACTTTTACTTTACCAGTCATTAATCAGCAACCTTTCATACAACAGAGGGTGAATTCGGCAGGGGGGGATTCCAAATTGAAAACTTTGCAGCCAGCTATGGTGCTATCCAAGTTAGAAAACCATGCCGAAAATCTACAGCTAGCAAGCCAAACAAGGTTAATCACATTGACAGCTACTAGCTACGTAATTAGCTTGAGAATTGATGGGCGACTCTGGTTGTGTCTCGTGCAAAAAATCACAATTTATGCCACGTAACAGTTATAACAGTAACTACTGTTGACGGTAACATTAGCTACCGGGTTGGCTAGTAGTCAGTCAGATCCCTTTTGTAGCTTCAAGGTAGTCTAGTCAgttagcctagctcaaattgtTAGCGTAGCTTCAAACGCATATTCTGACAGCGGCGTTTCAATCAATATTGAAATATCTATCAAGAGAGAGCCCTTCGCCTATCGGCCAAAAAAAAGACAGCCTGGGGTTAAACGCTGAAAAATTGCTATAACGTAAACTTAAACAGCGGacagaaaaggaaaacaaattatCTACTTACAGTAACACATCCGGAATCCCAGTGATGACAAGCTAAACTATCCAATGGTATTTCAGATAGATCACGTGATACAGTGGTAGGGGTACCTTCGTTTTGATTCAATCGTAACACACCAATATGAAAGGTCCCGTTGGCACACAAGGACTTAAAATGCATTCAGTGGATAACCAGAGGCCCGTgggtatggaggaccaaacctgccaaaatcaaaaataaatgaataaataaataaatgtataaataaatgtacttatacataaaaaaatgtaaatatataaaaataaatgtatgaaaaaatattaattacgtatttatttatttacatggccatttatttctgtatttatttatttttgtatttatttatttatgtgtacatttatttctgtatttccttgtccttaagctaatgaggtaagctgtcaatcaatgtatgtcacggtgtcaccttaaccccattggttgattggtatcagagggcgaagatggactttccatgcctggggttgctatgaataccttagtaaacaaaagactgcacacacgcaacagatagccagagatttgatagttttggctagctaaccttgctaaaaaagtgctagtcaagatgttttacttttttgcgttgaggctctggataccaatttgtaccatttagctgcatgcagagtcataaaaagaaagagttgcatcaattgattggctttacgttcatggtactgcactgtaggatagttagaactagagcgagctagcatgagtttcaaacacagcagcatcgtcgttgtggaacagttgtactgcattgtatgaaggagctgtgccaaggtaagaatgtgtaagttctcggctcattttctggcatctagtacatttaatatttcagtatcttaaagtgccgagattttttgatgctagctagaaatgtagaagccagaacgtagcaaaaacaatgtgctacgaagtgagtgatgacctgtttatgtaatgttaagtgtagcttgctaatttagtgcactatttatgtttattgagaaactaatgcctacaaacaagtttgtgtgagaggaaagctgtatttaataattaattcataaaggtggtcgcttatttgcaccaaagtctggtagttagtacggtaagaaattggattatattatacagtatcaaggaaccatcaaagaacagagtacaacatggttaatctattcataaagtgaatgtttactaagcaaactatgagttagaaaccattgtaacattcagtccatcatgagttagagaccattgtaacattcagtccatcatgtgattatcattacagcttactgtctgtttatgtgtgtgtgtgtgtgttgtggttatggcccttgcagtctggcattgctactgaggttgatgtgagctgaaaaggaggcccagtgccttggaggtggatgtcagacc is part of the Hypomesus transpacificus isolate Combined female chromosome 9, fHypTra1, whole genome shotgun sequence genome and encodes:
- the mon1bb gene encoding vacuolar fusion protein MON1 homolog B, with protein sequence MDNQQLEEAGGLETCNPASVDGTFGTDSADNHIRNEPVGVEEQSSVIPEQPAQPPLSDIKGENLESNSVSDIIKEETDESIKLECPSNPDAQSTTDTAPGEKAVTDNGQEDSGEFLVTMLARGKLEEQGMGVKGRSSPLSETSTPEAPTFISHRDEDVTAESWRQHRKHVFVLSEAGKPIYSRYGSEEALSSTMGVMMALVSFVQSGDNIIRSVYSDEHTVVFLQKGPLVLVSVSCSRQSEQQLRGELLYVYYQIISMLTQASVNRIFEHKKNYDLRRLLAGSEKILDGLLNLVDSDPSFLLAAVHCLPLASSLRDSLSQILQKAITPNLVFSILIAKNQLLTIVQEKTVIEDTRLEPADVHLLLNLIGASSAFQAGEIWTPICLPLFNPDCYFYAYISYLDPPECTVCLLLLSTDKEAFYAVAECKRRIDEAMLAQNSLSLIAKAQSYSVSQVGVSDLRHFMYKPFDVPDNHRQLTQFTSPEMEAPYNSEEERMRLLDLYRYMHSRIHSSSRPLKLIYHVAERETLLAWVTSKFELYTCFSPLVTKACAINAITKLLRWIKKEEDRLFIRYPSKYSTTPNPSKTSRGGKDQQDSTDNGFLSLL